Genomic DNA from Terriglobales bacterium:
CTCAGGGGAGCGCCGCACAGACGGCAATCCGACGGGAACAGGGTGGCGAACAGGCTCTCCGCCGCCTCCCGCAGCGCCGCGAAGACCCAGAACCTCCCCGGGTTCTGCTTCCGCAACCGACTTAGGTCACCCGAACTGAAGACGACCCTCCCACACCCCTGCTCCTTTGCGGCCCGGGCTGCCGTGTGCAGGGGGATTGGCATTTCAGTATACCGGGCGGAGAAGGGGCGGCGCAATCGTCGGCCGGTCTGCGTGAATCCTCGGTGTCCTTGGTGTTTCCCTTTGTGTCCTTGGTGGTGGACTTTTCGCCGCTGCGCTTGGAAACCGCCGCCCCAGCGTGCTACCCTGCCGGGGCTCCTTGGAAGCGGAAGTCATTCTCTCCCTAGCGAGGCTGCCTTCATGAGTGCTGCGTCCGCTGCTCCTCCCAAGAAACACGTCCCCTTCGTTCCTCCCACCATGGAGATGAAGGAGTTCACCTTCCGCGCCGTCTTCTTGGGCATGCTGATGACCGGCGTCCTGGGCGCGGCCAACGCCTACCTGGGCCTGAAGGCGGGCATGACCATCGCCGCCACCTATCCCGCGGCGGTGATCGCCATGGCGGTGCTGCGGCTGATGAAGGGCTCCATCCTGGAGGAGAACATCGCCCGCACCGTAGGCTCCATCGGCGAGTCGGTGGCGGCGGGAGCGGTGTTCACCATCCCGGCCTTCGTGCTGGCGGGGCTGTGGCCCGGGCTGGGCCCGGAGCGCTACTGGGAGTCGGTGGCGCTGATGGTGATCGGCGGCACCCTGGGCATCCTCTTCGTCACCCTGCTGCGCCGGGTGATGGTGGAGGACCCCGAACTGCCCTTCCCGGAATCGGTGGCGGCCTCGCAGATCCATAAGGCCGGACAGCAGGGCAGCACGGCCGCCAAGATCCTCTTCGCCAACATGGGCTTCGGGGCGGTGATGTACTTCCTCTCGCAGATCAACCTGTTCTGGTACATCCGCAGCGTCACCGTGCGCATCCCCGCCATGTTGAGCGGGCTGAAGATCGGGCGCGGCGCCAGCGCTCCCACCGTGGCCACGGGCGGCATGTCGGTCTTCAACTCGCCGGCCATCAGCCCGGCCTACCTGGGCGTGGGCTACATCATCGGGCCGCGCCTGGCGGCGCTCAACTTCGCCGGCGGCGTGATCGCCTGGGGCCTGCTGGTCCCGCTCCTGGTCTATTTCCTGGGGCCCAGCCTGCAGGCCAGCGCGCCCAAGGGCACCACCCTGGACTGGGCGGCGATGGCGGGGGGCGTCTGGTACTCCATCGTGCGTCCCATCGCGGTGGGCGGCATGCTGGTGGGCGCCACTTTCACGCTCTTCCGCATGCGCGCGCAGCTCCTGGCGGGCATGAAGCGCGCCGTCTCCGACCTGAAGAAGTCGGCGGCCGCTCACGCCGCCACCGACCGCACCGAGCGCGACCTCAACGCCAAGGTGGTCTTCCTGGGCGTGGGGGCGGTGCTGATAGCCATGTTCGCTCTCTACTATTTCTTCATCGCGGGCGCCGGCACCTTGACGGCTTCCAAGGTGATCGCCGGGGCCGGGGTCGCCGCCCTGGTGATGATCGTGCTCGGATTCTTCTTCGCCGCCGTCTCCGGCAACCTGGTGGGCATGATCGGCTCCTCCAACAACCCGGTCTCCGGCCTGACCCTGTGCACCCTGGTGGTAGCGGCGCTGCTGCTGGTGGTGCTGGGCGTGACCGGAGTGGGCGGCGTGGCCGCGGTGCTGGGGGTGGCCGCGGTGGTCTGCGTCTCCTCCGCCGTGGCGGGCGAGATGCTTCAAGACCTGAAAGTCGGCCACATCCTGGGGGGCACGCCCTCCAAGATGCAGATCGGCGACATCTTCGGCATCGTGGTGGCCTCGCTGGTGCTGTTCTTTCCCCTGGCCATCCTGGACAAGGCCTATCACTTCGGCAGCCCTGCGCTCTCCGCACCCCAGGCCGGCCTGATGGCCATGCTGGCGCAGGGCATCGTGGGCGGCAACATGCCCTGGCCCCTGGTGGTGGTGGGCATCCTCATGGGCCTGGCCATGGTGATGGTGCAGGTGAAGAGCCCCATGCTGTTCTCCGTGGGCATGTACCTGCCGCTGGAGACCACCTTCGCCATCTTCGTGGGCGGGGTGATCCGCTGGGTGACCGACAAGCTGCGCGACCGCCGCGGCTTCAACGAGGCCCAGAAGGCGCGCGTGGACAACGCCGGCGTGCTCACCGCCTCCGGTCTGATCGCGGGCGAGGCGCTGTGCGGCATCGTGATCGCCGCCATCATCGCGCACCAGTTGGCGCGCGGCGGGCCCGGCACCCTCTTCCAGCTTTCGCTGGGGAACAACTGGATCTCCGGCCTGATCGGGCTGGCCGTGCTGGTGGTGGTGCTCATCAAGCTGCCCCTGGCCAGCGCGGGGCGCCCGGAGGACCCGGCCCCGCCGACCGCCATCATGTGACCGCGCTCGCATGGCGTGAGCGAGGTGAGCCGCAAGGCGAGCCGAGCGGGAGCCAGGCGCGGTCATCCTGAGCGCAGCGAAGGATCTGAAGCCGGTTCACCACAGAGGCACAGCGACACGGAGAGAATCCGGGTTTCCGTGCCTTTTCTCTTTTGTGTGCCTTCGTGCCCTTCGTGGTTGGCTTTTTCTTCAGCTTCCCTCTGTGCCTCTGTGTCTCTGTGGTAGGTTTTCTCTCTGTGGTTGATATTGCTCTCAATGTCGCGCAGGTGCGCGAGCGCATGGCGCAGGCGGCGCGGCGCACCGGGAGGCGTCCCGAGGACGTCACCCTGATGGCGGTGACCAAGACGGTCGAGCCCGACCGCATCCGCGAGGCCTACGCCGCCGGCCTGCGCCTCTTCGGCGAGAACCGGGTGCAGGAGTTCGCCGGCAAAGCCGGCGAACTCGCGGCGCTCCCCAGCGCCGCCTGGCACATGATCGGCCACCTGCAGTCCAACAAGGCCGCCAAGGCGGCAGAGCTTTTCGCGGGGGTGGATTCGGTGGATTCGCTGCACCTGGCCGAGAAGCTGGACGCCGCCGCCGAGAAGCTGGGCAAGCGCCTGCCGGTGCTGCTTGAGATCAACGTGGGCGGCGAGGCCGCCAAGAGCGGCCTGGCCGCACCCTCGCCGGAACTGGAAGCCATCCTGGCGGCTGCGCCGCGGCTGGCGCATCTCCAGATCCGCGGGCTGATGTGCATCCCGCCCTTCACCGAGGACCCCCAGAGCGCGCGCCCCTTCTTCCGCCAGCTCGGCGCTTTGCGCGTTGAGCTGGCCGCGCGCAAGCTGCCCGGCGTCGCGCTGGATGTGCTTTCCATGGGGATGTCCCACGACTTCGAGGTCGCCATCGAGGAGGGCTCGACCTGCGTGCGAGTGGGCACCGCCATCTTCGGGGAAAGACCAGGAAAATGACGACCACGAAGGACACGAAGGATCACGAAGGGCCTTCGTTCCTTTGTGTCCTTCGTGTGCCCTTTGTGTCCTTCGTGGTGTGCTCTTGATCCCGATTCGCGACACCACCGCCGGCGCCACTTTCAGTGTTAAGGTGCATCCCCGCGCGCGGAAGGACGCGGTCACCGGCGAAGTGGGCGAGGCGCTCAAGGTCGCGCTGACCGCGCCGCCCGCCGAGGGCAGGGCCAATGAGGCGCTGGTGGAATTCCTGGCGGAGCTTTTGCAAGTGCCGCGCGCCTCCGTTACCATAGCCGCCGGCCATTCCAGCCGGAACAAGGTCGTCCGCGTGCGCGGCTTGAGCGCCGCGAAGGTGGCGGAGCGGCTTTTTGGCAAAGTGACTCAATGACCCGATCCCTTCGTGGCCTTCGTGGTACCTTTGTGCCCTTCGTGGTGAGCCTTTGATTCTGGTTCGCAGGAGAGCCGCGTGAGCTTTGCTGAGCGTCTGCAGGACGTCCGCACCGGCTTCGAGCGGCCCTTCTGGGTCGCCAACCTCACCGAGATCTTCGAGCGCCTCTCCTACTACGGCGCCTTCGCCTCGCTGGCTCTCTACATCCAGGGGAAACTGAATTTCTCGACCCAGGACACGGGGACGCTCACCGGCCTTTTCGGCAGCGCGGTGTGGTTTCTGGCCATCTTCGGCGGGGCCGCCGCCGACCGCCTGGGCTTCCGCCGCGCGCTTTCCCTGGCCTATCTCATCCTGGCCACCGCCTATTTTCTGATCGGCTCCATCGGGGCGGCGTGGCTGGCGCCGGTGCGCAATGCCGTGCCCCTGGGCCTGTTCGTGGGCTGCATCCTCATCCTGCCCGCCCTGGGTGTCTCCCTGGTGAAGCCCTGCGTGGTGGGGACGACGGCGCGCGCCTCCAAGGAGAACGTGCGCTCCCTGGGCTACTCCATCTACTACACCATGGTGAACATCGGCGGCTTCTTCGGGCCGCTGGTCGCGTTCTGGGCGCACCGCAAGCTGGGGGTGGAGAACGTGTACCGCGTGGCCGCGCTCAGCGTCTTCGCGATGTTCTTCGTGGTCCTGTTCTTCTTCCGCGAGCCGCGCAAGGCAGGCGACGCGCCTCCGCCGTCCATCGGCCAGGTGTGGCACAACTTCTGCGTCGTCGTGGGCAAGGCATGGCTGGTCCTGCCGGTGGTGGCCATCGCCATCGGCCTTGGCATCGCCATGGCCCTGCGGCCGGGCTTCGCCGTTCCCTGGTGGCTCTGGCTGGGGATGCTGCTCGCGGTGCTGGCCGGCATCAGCCGCTTCATGTGGTTCCTGGTGCTCTTCACCGGCTACTGGGTGGTCTTCTGGCAGCAGTACATCAGCCTGCCCGGGTACATCACCGCCTACATCGATCCCAAGGCCCCGGTCGAGCTCATCCTCATCACCGACGGGCTGGCCGTCATCTGCTTGACCTTGCTGGTGAACTACCTGACCCGCAAGATCCCCGCCTTCCAGGCAGTGATCCTGGGCACGGTGATCACCTCGCTCTCCTGGCTGGTCCTGGCCTGGCGGCCGACCCTGTGGGCCGCCGTGCTCGCACTCTTCGTGCTGGCGCTGGGCGAGATCATCCAGTCGCCGCGCTACTACGAGTACATCTCGCGGCTGGCGCCCGAGGGCCAGCAGGGCACCTACATGGGCTTTGCCTTCCTGCCCATCGGCATCGGCTCGCTGATCGGGGGCTGGTTCGGCGGACGGATGTTTCACGTGTACGGCGAAGTGCGGCACCAGCCCGCTCACGCCTGGTACGCCATCGTCGCCGTGGGCCTGATCACCGCCGTGGTGCTCTTCGCCTACGACCGCCTGCTGCGCCCGCGCCCGTTGCCGGGGACGACGCCGGGAGTTCCGTAGCCAGCAGCTAGTAGCTGTCCTTATGCACCGCAAGCAGCCTGCCAGCCCGGTCCAGGTCGCGCGCCATGTCCGCCACGTCATCGATCGCGGCGGCTCGGCGCCCTTCGCCGCCTCCGCCCAGCGCTTCTTCAAGGAGACCATCCAGGCGCGCGGCTGGCGCACGGCGGAACTGCGGCACGTCGCCGGGCGCATCCGGCGGGTGCTGCGGCGGGAGATGGGCGAAGACTTCCTGCTGGCAGTCGCCGACCGGCTCTTCGGCGGCCGCATCCACGAAGAGAAGCACATGGCGGTCATGCTGCTGGAGAAGGACGCGGCCCGCCTGGATGAGAAAGCCTTCCGGCTGTTCGAGGGCTGGCTCGACCGGGTTCGGCACTGGGACGAGCACGACGCCCTCGTCCACAATCTGCTGGGCCCGACGGTGGCCGCCGAGCCGCGCCGCGCCCGGCGCGTGCTGACTTGGGCCGGCTCGAAGAACCGCTGGCGGCGCCGCGCCGCCTGCGTGGCCCTGATCCGCGGCGTCCGCCAGCGCCGCTTCTTCCCCGAGATGCAACGGGTGGCCGCGCGCCTGCTCGCCGACCGCGACGACATGGTGGAGAAGGGCCTGGGATGGCTGCTGCGCGAGGCCGCCAAGGCCGACCCCCGCCGCACCGTTCCCTTCCTCATGAAGATCCGCAGCCGCGCCTCGCGGCTGGTCCTGCGCACGGCCTGCGAGACTCTGCCCGCGGCCACGCGCCGCAAGGTCCTCGCCACGCGCTGACTCCCTGTGTCCTTCGTGTTCCCTTCGTGTCCTTTGTGGTTGAGCTTTTTCTCCGCAGACACGAAAAGCGTCACCACAAAGGGCACCAAGGTATCACCAAGGACACGACGGTACACGGTTCGCGCCCTCTGTGGTTAAATAGAGGTTTGCCCATGGACCTGGCCGCCATCCAAGCAGCCCTGCGCGAGCACAAGTTCGACGCCTGGCTCTTCTACGACCACCACCACCGCGATCCCATCGCCTACCACGTGCTGGGGCTGCCGGAGAGCCTGTTCGTCACCCGCCGCTGGTACTACCTCATCCCCGCCCAGGGCGAGCCGCAGAAGCTGGTGCACCGCATCGAGGCCGGGCACCTGGACTCCCTGCCCGGCAGCAAGCGCCAGTACTCCGCCTGGCAGGAACTGGCCGAGAACCTGAAGCAGATGCTGGCCCCCTACCAGACCGTGGCCATGCAGTACTCGCCCAACAACCTGGTCTTCTACGTGGGGCTGGTGGACGCGGGCACGGTGGAGGTGCTGCGCGGCTTGGGCAAGACCGTGGTCAGCTCCGGCGACCTGGTGGCGCGCTTCGAGGCCACCTGGTCGGAAGAGCAGATCCAGACGCACTTCGCCGCCCGCGACGCCATCGACCGTATCACCGCCGCCGCCTTCCAGGAGATCGGGCGGAAGGTTCGCAACGGCGGCACCCACGAGTTCCAGATGCAGCAGTGGATCCACGAGGCCTTCGGGCGCGAAGGCCTGACCGACGAGGACGACCCGCCCATCGTGGCGGTGAACGCCAACGCCGCCAACCCGCACTACGGGCCCTCGGCTGAGCGCTCCGCCCCCATCCGCGAGGGCGACCTGGTGCTGCTCGACGTCTGGGCCAAGCAGGACAAGCCCGCCGCCGTCTACTACGACATCACCTGGATGGGCTTCGTGGGCCCCAGCCCTTCCGCCCGCCACCAGGAGATCTTCCAGATCGTGCGCGACGCCCGCGACGCCGGGGTGAAGAAGGTGGTCGACACCATCGCCGCGGGCAAGCGGCTGTGCGGCTGGGAGGTGGACGACGCCACCCGCGGGGTCATCGAGCGCGCCGGCTACGGCCAGTATTTCGTGCACCGCACCGGGCATTCCATCGCCACCAGCGTGCACGGCAACGGCGCCAACATGGATAACCTGGAGATCCACGACGAGCGCCAGGTGCTGCCCAACTCCTGCTTCTCCATCGAGCCCGGCATCTACCTGCCCGAGTTCGGGGTGCGCAGCGAGGTCAACGTGCTGGTGCGCCCGGGCAAGGCCGAGGTCACCGGGAAGATCCAGCAGGAGATCGTGATCATCTAGATGGCCAAGCCACAGCCCAAGAACGCGGAACCCGAAGAGCAGCCCGAGCCGGCGACTCCGCCCACGCCCAAGGCGGTGGCGGCGCTGCTGGTGGGATGGTTCGTGCCCGGCGCCGGACACCTGCTGCTGCGCCGCTGGGGACGGGGCGCGCTGCTGCTGGTTTCCGTCTTCACCATGTTCTTCCTGGGGCTGGCCATGGAGGGCCGGGTCTACGCCTTCAACACCGGCGACCTGCTCGACATCCTGGGCTTCCTGGGCGACGTGGGCGCCGGCGGCCTCTACCTGCTGACCCGCATGATGGACTGGGGCAAGGGCGCCATCAGCCTGGCCACCGCCGCCTACGGCACCACCTTCATCATCGTGGCCGGGCTGCTCAACATCATCAGCGCGGTCGACGCCTACCACATCGCCGTGGGGAAGAAGCCATGACCCTGCAGCTCTCCCACTTCAGCGCGGTCGTGATCTTCGCGCTCTTCGCCTCCATCGTCTTCGGCATCACCCAGCGCAACACGCCGCGCGCCATGCTGCGCTACGGCGCCTACTGCTTCCTGCTCTTTCTGCTGGGGACCCTGGCGGGGGGCTGGCTGATGTGGCTGCTCAGACATTGAGTAATTATGGAATCGGGTAATTGGGTAATTGAGGATCGGCTTTCTGCCAATTACTCAATTACCCGATTACTCAATTACTCAATTTCTTATCCTTCCCACACAAACGCATCAAAGATCCGCTTCACCTCGAATCCCAGCCTTTGGTAGAGCGCGACGGCGCGCCCGTTGGCCTCGGTGACGGTGAGGGAGAGAGAGTCGAACTTGCGCCGGCGCAGGTCCTGGGCGGAGGCGGCGATCAGATGCTGCCCCAGTCCCTGGCCGCGATACTCGGGGAGCACGCACACCTGGGTGACGTGGCCCACGTCGTCCTTCACTCGCGAGCACAGGATCAGCCCCACCAGGGTGCGCGAGGGCCGGTGGCGGGCCACGAACGAGGCCTCGGGGTCGAAGACGCCGCACCCCGGAAAGCGCACGATGTTGTTGAGGAAGCGCAGCGAGCCGCTCACGCTGCGGTACTGGTCGTTGATCTCGCCGTCCACGTGCCCGTAGTAGGCGGCGGTGATGACCGTCGCCGCCGCCTGGAAGCTCTCCTCCGACCAAGGCCGGATCTCGATCTCCTCGGGAGCGGGCCCCGCGCCGAAGCCCTCCGGCCCGCCCAGCGGCAGCACCATGAACAGCCGCGCGTAGCGGCGGAAGCCTTCATCGAGGAAGGGCCGCGAGACCTGGCCCGCGGGATGCACCAGCAACTGCGCCTCGATGCGGTGGATGCCGGGGGATTGCTGCAGGGTGGCGATCACGTGGGTGAGCAACTGGTGCTCCAGCTCCGCGTGCCCGTTCTGGCCCTTGCCTCCGTTGTGGCCGTTGCCGCCATTGCCGCGGCGCCCGTTGCCCACGAACAGGTCCCCGATCACGCCTTTGCTGCCCTCGTAGACGAAGAAGGCGTAGCCCTTGATGTGGCCGTTCTCCACCGCGGCGTAGCCGGGCAGGATCTTGGCGTCCACGTAGCGCAGGATCATCTCGGCGGAGCCGCGATAGTCCCAGCACAGCAGCCGCGCCCACACCTGCGACTCCACTTCCAGCAGCGGGCGCAGGTCGGCGGAGGAAAAGTGCCGGAGGTCGAGGATCTCTACGCTGGCCATGCGGTGAGGGGGCGCCGGACTCGGGGCTCCCGGACGGGTCCCTGCCAAAACCCCAGTCTAGTGCGGCTTTCCGAAGGTTTCAATCGCGCGCTCCGGGCCCTCACCCGCTTGAGCAAGAACCCGGAAAATCACTTGTGCATGCTCTCGGCGCCGGGCGGGAAGACCCAGTAGAGGTCCAGGTGCTGGGGGGCGAAGTTGCCGATGAAGCTCACCCGCCGCCCCGGCACTTGCTCGCGGATGGCGTCGATGCTGCCCTCGGGCGCGACCACGATGTGCCCCTCCGCCGGGATCTCGTCGCGCTCGTAGCGGTAGACCTCGTGGTTGCGGTAGAAGGCCAGACCGTACTCCACGTTGCGCGAGGCGCGGAAGACCGCGACCGGCGACTTGCCCGCGTCCAGGGTCGCCAGCTGCCCGGCCAGCGGCCGGGAGGAAAGCGCCGCGTCCAGCCGCGGCGCCGCCACCCGCAGCAGGAAGGCCACTCCCACGATCACCGGCACCAGGGTCACGAAGCGCAGCACCGCCAGCCCTCGCCGCCGGATGGTGAGGAAGATCCCCAGGAAGGTGATGACCGCCAGCGCGATGGCCACCGCCAGGGGCGCCGCCGGGATGCGGGTCTCGCGCAGCGCGATGTAGGGCGCCAGCATGACCCCGCCCATGAACATGGCCGCCAGCAGCGCGTGCGCCACCAGGAACGCCACCGGCGGGGACTCGTCAGCCTCGCGCTCCCGCCGCAGGTAGTCGGCCGCCAGGATGGTCCAGGGCGGCACCGCCGGCAGGATGTACCCCGGCAGCTTGGACTGCGAGAAGGAGAAGAAGACCACCGGGATCACGCCCCACAGGATGAGGAACAGCGGGAAGCCGTCCTCGGAGCGGGGATT
This window encodes:
- a CDS encoding Xaa-Pro peptidase family protein; its protein translation is MDLAAIQAALREHKFDAWLFYDHHHRDPIAYHVLGLPESLFVTRRWYYLIPAQGEPQKLVHRIEAGHLDSLPGSKRQYSAWQELAENLKQMLAPYQTVAMQYSPNNLVFYVGLVDAGTVEVLRGLGKTVVSSGDLVARFEATWSEEQIQTHFAARDAIDRITAAAFQEIGRKVRNGGTHEFQMQQWIHEAFGREGLTDEDDPPIVAVNANAANPHYGPSAERSAPIREGDLVLLDVWAKQDKPAAVYYDITWMGFVGPSPSARHQEIFQIVRDARDAGVKKVVDTIAAGKRLCGWEVDDATRGVIERAGYGQYFVHRTGHSIATSVHGNGANMDNLEIHDERQVLPNSCFSIEPGIYLPEFGVRSEVNVLVRPGKAEVTGKIQQEIVII
- a CDS encoding N-acetyltransferase, producing MASVEILDLRHFSSADLRPLLEVESQVWARLLCWDYRGSAEMILRYVDAKILPGYAAVENGHIKGYAFFVYEGSKGVIGDLFVGNGRRGNGGNGHNGGKGQNGHAELEHQLLTHVIATLQQSPGIHRIEAQLLVHPAGQVSRPFLDEGFRRYARLFMVLPLGGPEGFGAGPAPEEIEIRPWSEESFQAAATVITAAYYGHVDGEINDQYRSVSGSLRFLNNIVRFPGCGVFDPEASFVARHRPSRTLVGLILCSRVKDDVGHVTQVCVLPEYRGQGLGQHLIAASAQDLRRRKFDSLSLTVTEANGRAVALYQRLGFEVKRIFDAFVWEG
- a CDS encoding DUF167 domain-containing protein, whose amino-acid sequence is MIPIRDTTAGATFSVKVHPRARKDAVTGEVGEALKVALTAPPAEGRANEALVEFLAELLQVPRASVTIAAGHSSRNKVVRVRGLSAAKVAERLFGKVTQ
- a CDS encoding MFS transporter — its product is MSFAERLQDVRTGFERPFWVANLTEIFERLSYYGAFASLALYIQGKLNFSTQDTGTLTGLFGSAVWFLAIFGGAAADRLGFRRALSLAYLILATAYFLIGSIGAAWLAPVRNAVPLGLFVGCILILPALGVSLVKPCVVGTTARASKENVRSLGYSIYYTMVNIGGFFGPLVAFWAHRKLGVENVYRVAALSVFAMFFVVLFFFREPRKAGDAPPPSIGQVWHNFCVVVGKAWLVLPVVAIAIGLGIAMALRPGFAVPWWLWLGMLLAVLAGISRFMWFLVLFTGYWVVFWQQYISLPGYITAYIDPKAPVELILITDGLAVICLTLLVNYLTRKIPAFQAVILGTVITSLSWLVLAWRPTLWAAVLALFVLALGEIIQSPRYYEYISRLAPEGQQGTYMGFAFLPIGIGSLIGGWFGGRMFHVYGEVRHQPAHAWYAIVAVGLITAVVLFAYDRLLRPRPLPGTTPGVP
- a CDS encoding DUF6677 family protein; the encoded protein is MAKPQPKNAEPEEQPEPATPPTPKAVAALLVGWFVPGAGHLLLRRWGRGALLLVSVFTMFFLGLAMEGRVYAFNTGDLLDILGFLGDVGAGGLYLLTRMMDWGKGAISLATAAYGTTFIIVAGLLNIISAVDAYHIAVGKKP
- a CDS encoding oligopeptide transporter, OPT family, with amino-acid sequence MSAASAAPPKKHVPFVPPTMEMKEFTFRAVFLGMLMTGVLGAANAYLGLKAGMTIAATYPAAVIAMAVLRLMKGSILEENIARTVGSIGESVAAGAVFTIPAFVLAGLWPGLGPERYWESVALMVIGGTLGILFVTLLRRVMVEDPELPFPESVAASQIHKAGQQGSTAAKILFANMGFGAVMYFLSQINLFWYIRSVTVRIPAMLSGLKIGRGASAPTVATGGMSVFNSPAISPAYLGVGYIIGPRLAALNFAGGVIAWGLLVPLLVYFLGPSLQASAPKGTTLDWAAMAGGVWYSIVRPIAVGGMLVGATFTLFRMRAQLLAGMKRAVSDLKKSAAAHAATDRTERDLNAKVVFLGVGAVLIAMFALYYFFIAGAGTLTASKVIAGAGVAALVMIVLGFFFAAVSGNLVGMIGSSNNPVSGLTLCTLVVAALLLVVLGVTGVGGVAAVLGVAAVVCVSSAVAGEMLQDLKVGHILGGTPSKMQIGDIFGIVVASLVLFFPLAILDKAYHFGSPALSAPQAGLMAMLAQGIVGGNMPWPLVVVGILMGLAMVMVQVKSPMLFSVGMYLPLETTFAIFVGGVIRWVTDKLRDRRGFNEAQKARVDNAGVLTASGLIAGEALCGIVIAAIIAHQLARGGPGTLFQLSLGNNWISGLIGLAVLVVVLIKLPLASAGRPEDPAPPTAIM
- a CDS encoding YggS family pyridoxal phosphate-dependent enzyme, which codes for MVDIALNVAQVRERMAQAARRTGRRPEDVTLMAVTKTVEPDRIREAYAAGLRLFGENRVQEFAGKAGELAALPSAAWHMIGHLQSNKAAKAAELFAGVDSVDSLHLAEKLDAAAEKLGKRLPVLLEINVGGEAAKSGLAAPSPELEAILAAAPRLAHLQIRGLMCIPPFTEDPQSARPFFRQLGALRVELAARKLPGVALDVLSMGMSHDFEVAIEEGSTCVRVGTAIFGERPGK
- a CDS encoding DNA alkylation repair protein — encoded protein: MHRKQPASPVQVARHVRHVIDRGGSAPFAASAQRFFKETIQARGWRTAELRHVAGRIRRVLRREMGEDFLLAVADRLFGGRIHEEKHMAVMLLEKDAARLDEKAFRLFEGWLDRVRHWDEHDALVHNLLGPTVAAEPRRARRVLTWAGSKNRWRRRAACVALIRGVRQRRFFPEMQRVAARLLADRDDMVEKGLGWLLREAAKADPRRTVPFLMKIRSRASRLVLRTACETLPAATRRKVLATR